One part of the Arabidopsis thaliana chromosome 1 sequence genome encodes these proteins:
- the PP2A-2 gene encoding protein phosphatase 2A-2 codes for MPSNGDLDRQIEQLMECKPLSEADVRTLCDQARAILVEEYNVQPVKCPVTVCGDIHGQFYDLIELFRIGGNAPDTNYLFMGDYVDRGYYSVETVSLLVALKVRYRDRLTILRGNHESRQITQVYGFYDECLRKYGNANVWKYFTDLFDYLPLTALIESQVFCLHGGLSPSLDTLDNIRSLDRIQEVPHEGPMCDLLWSDPDDRCGWGISPRGAGYTFGQDIAAQFNHNNGLSLISRAHQLVMEGFNWCQDKNVVTVFSAPNYCYRCGNMAAILEIGENMEQNFLQFDPAPRQVEPDTTRKTPDYFL; via the exons ATGCCGTCGAACGGAGATCTGGACCGTCAGATCGAGCAGCTGATGGAGTGTAAACCGTTATCGGAGGCGGATGTGAGGACGCTTTGCGATCAAGCGAGAGCGATCCTTGTCGAGGAATATAATGTTCAGCCGGTGAAGTGTCCTGTTACCGTTTGCGGCGATATTCACGGCCAGTTTTATGACCTTATTGAGCTCTTTCGTATCGGTGGCAACGCTCCTGATACTAACTACCTCTTCATGGGAGACTATGTAG ATCGTGGCTACTATTCAGTAGAGACAGTTTCTCTATTGGTGGCACTAAAAGTGCGATACAGGGATAGACTTACAATCTTACGAGGGAATCACGAGAGTCGGCAGATTACTCAAGT CTATGGTTTTTATGACGAATGCTTGAGGAAGTACGGAAATGCTAACGTCTGGAAGTATTTTACAGACCTTTTCGATTATCTTCCTCTTACCGCCCTCATAGAGAGTCAG GTTTTCTGTTTGCATGGAGGGCTTTCACCTTCTCTGGATACTCTTGATAATATCCGAAGCTTGGATCGGATACAGGAG GTTCCACACGAAGGACCTATGTGTGATTTATTATGGTCTGATCCTGATGATCGATGTGGATGGGGAATATCTCCACGAGGTGCTGGTTATACATTTGGACAGGATATCGCAGCTCAATTTAATCACAACAATGGACTAAGTCTCATATCAAGAGCGCATCAACTTGTCATGGAAGGTTTTAACTGGTGTCAG GATAAGAATGTGGTGACTGTGTTTAGTGCACCAAACTATTGCTACCGGTGTGGAAACATGGCTGCCATTCTAGAGATAGGAGAGAACATGGAGCAAAACTTCCTCCAGTTCGATCCAGCTCCTCGACAAGTTGAACCTGATACTACTCGGAAGACCCctgattattttttgtga
- the SNL6 gene encoding paired amphipathic helix Sin3-like protein: protein MRDLLLGTTIPSYFSWLGLFPRFLVWFGFLKASFFCSSRNQSAGESGRRLKMKRAREDVHTDTQKRKPEVSSRGETNKLPRTIDALTYLKAVKDIFHDNKEKYESFLELMKEFKAQTIDTNGVIERIKVLFKGYRDLLLGFNTFLPKGYKITLLPEEEKPKIRVDFKDAIGFVTKIKTRFGDDEHAYKRFLDILNLYRKEKKSISEVYEEVTMLFKGHEDLLMEFVNFLPNCPESAPSTKNAVPRHKGTATTAMHSDKKRKQRCKLEDYSGHSDQREDGDENLVTCSADSPVGEGQPGYFRDYENREDTETDTADRTEKSAASGSQDIGNHKSTTKYVGTPINELDLSECTQCTPSYRLLPKDYAVEIPSYRNTLGKKTLNDHLVSVTSGSEDYSFSHMRKNQYEESLFRCEDDRYEMDMLLGSVSSAIKQVEILLEKMNNNTISVDSTICIEKHLSAMNLRCIERLYGDNGLDVMDLLKKNMHSALPVILTRLKQKQEEWARCHSDFQKVWAEVYAKNHHKSLDHRSFYFKQQDSKNLSTKCLVAEVKDISEKKHQEDLLQAIAVRVMPLFTPDLEFNYCDTQIHEDLYLLIKYYCEEICATEQSDKVMKLWITFLEPIFGILSRSQDNLALEDVSKLKNNRELQDACLAVKETASGSNRKHPISPKRLSKDNTKMQGSSSREDVSANIKVKTAQPDKLQDDAAMTNEVIQSSKFVSPKNDQIMEDEGNHMVNAASVEKHELEEGELSPTASREQSNFEVNGQNAFKPLQKVTDNVRSNKDKQSCDKKGAKNKTRAEDDKQENCHKLSENNKTASEMLVSGTKVSCHEENNRVMNCNGRGSVAGEMANGNQGEDGSFAFSERFLQTVKPVAKHLSWPLQASETCSQNDSQVFYGNDSYYVLFRLHQMLYERIQTAKKHSEKKWKAADNTTPDSYPRFMDALYNLLDGSIDNTKFEDECRAIFGAQSYVLFTLDKLVQKFVKHLHSVASDETDTKLLQLHAYENYRKPGKFFDLVYHENACALLHEANIYRIRYSSEGTRLSIQLMNSGNNQLEVMGVAMEPAFADYLQNKCLKSVNDEENHGLFLNRNKKKFTSLDESRGMPVAMERLNIINEMECRMACSSSKVKYVANTSDLLYRSKQGKPNSRVSEILKQRRISRFHIMLNCRLCALPL from the exons ATGAGAGATCTATTACTTGGGACAACGATTCCGAGCTATTTCTCTTGGCTTGGACTATTTCCACGGTTCTTAGTTTGGTTTGGCTTCTTAAAagcctcttttttttgttcttccagAAATCAGTCTGCGGGAGAAAGTGGAAGAAGactgaagatgaagagagcTAGAGAAGATGTTCACACTGACACTCAAAAGCGAAAGCCTGAAGTTTCGTCTCGAGGAGAAAC AAACAAGCTACCTCGAACCATCGATGCCCTAACGTATCTCAAAGCTGTGAAGGATATTTTTCACGACAATAAAGAGAAATATGAGTCATTCCTGGAGCTCATGAAGGAGTTCAAAGCTCAGAC AATCGACACTAATGGTGTCATAGAAAGGATTAAAGTGTTGTTCAAGGGTTACAGGGACCTACTTTTGGGTTTTAATACTTTCTTGCCCAAAGGGTATAAAATAACCCTTCTGCCAGAGGAAGAGAAGCCTAAGATCCGGGTGGATTTCAAAGACGCTATCGGTTTCGTCACCAAGATTAAG ACGAGGTTTGGAGATGATGAACATGCGTATAAACGGTTTCTAGACATCTTGAACTTGTatagaaaggagaaaaagtcCATCTCTGAGGTCTACGAAGag GTTACTATGTTATTCAAGGGTCATGAAGATCTGCTTATGGAGTTCGTTAATTTCTTACCTAATTGTCCAGAATCAGCTCCCTCGACAAAGAATGCAGTACCGCGTCACAAGGGCACTGCAACTACTGCCATGCATTCTGATAAG aaaagaaaacaacgaTGTAAGCTTGAGGATTATTCTGGACACTCTGATCAACGAGAAGATGGTGATGAGAATCTTGTCACTTGCTCCGCTG ACTCCCCTGTCGGGGAAGGTCAGCCAGGATACTTTCGAGATTATGAAAATAGAGAAGATACTGAAACAGATACAGCAGATAGAACTGAAAAAAGTGCAGCATCTGGCAGTCAAGATATCGGAAATCACAAATCGACTACCAAGTATGTGGGAACACCTATAAATGAGCTTGATCTTTCTGAATGCACTCAGTGTACCCCAAGTTATCGACTCCTGCCAAAGGAT TATGCAGTTGAGATCCCAAGCTACAGAAATACACTTGGTAAAAAGACACTCAATGACCACTTGGTATCTGTCACTTCAGGGAGTGAAGATTACTCATTCAGTCATATGCGCAAAAACCAGTATGAAGAAAGCTTGTTTCGGTGTGAGGATGACAG GTATGAAATGGACATGTTACTAGGATCTGTAAGTTCAGCCATTAAACAGGTGGAAATCCTTCTCGAAAAGATGAACAACAACACTATCTCAGTAGACTCTACTATATGTATCGAAAAACACTTATCAG CTATGAACTTAAGATGCATTGAGCGGTTATACGGTGATAATGGGCTTGATGTCATGGatcttttgaagaagaatatgCATAGCGCTTTACCGGTGATACTAACGCGCTTGAAgcagaagcaagaagaatggGCAAGGTGCCATTCTGATTTCCAGAAAGTTTGGGCAGAAGTATATGCTAAGAATCACCATAAGTCACTAGATCATCGTAGTTTCTATTTCAAGCAGCAGGACTCCAAGAACTTGAGCACAAAAT GTTTAGTGGCAGAAGTGAAAGATATCAGTGAGAAAAAGCATCAAGAAGATCTGCTTCAAGCTATTGCTGTTAGAGTTATGCCCTTATTTACTCCTGATTTGGAGTTCAATTATTGTGATACACAAATTCACGAGGATCTATATCTGCTAATCAAGTATTACTGTGAAGAAATATGTGCCACTGAACAATCAGATAAGGTAATGAAGCTGTGGATAACCTTTTTGGAGCCCATCTTTGGCATTCTTTCGAGGTCTCAAGATAACCTTGCTCTGGAAGATGTGTCAAAGTTGAAAAACAACCGAGAATTGCAAGATGCATGTTTGGCAGTGAAGGAGACAGCTTCTGGGTCAAACCGTAAACATCCAATATCCCCGAAACGACTGAGCAAAGATAATACAAAAATGCAAGGAAGTTCTTCTCGGGAAGATGTCTCAGCCAATATAAAAGTGAAAACTGCCCAGCCCGATAAGCTTCAGGATGATGCAGCTATGACTAATGAG GTTATCCAGTCTTCCAAATTTGTGTCACCCAAAAATGACCAGATAATGGAGGATGAAGGGAATCATATGGTTAACGCAGCATCGGTGGAAAAGCATGAGCTAGAAGAGGGTGAATTATCTCCCACCGCCAGTCGTGAGCAAAGCAACTTTGAGGTTAATGGACAGAATGCCTTCAAGCCTTTACAAAAGGTGACGGACAATGTAAGAAGCAATAAAGACAAGCAAAGTTGTGATAAAAAGggagcaaagaacaaaactcgCGCTGAAGAtgacaaacaagaaaattgtCACAAGTTATCAGAGAATAATAAGACTGCCTCTGAAATGCTTGTTTCAGGAACCAAGGTTAGTTGTCATGAAGAGAACAACAGAGTTATGAACTGTAATGGGCGTGGTAGTGTGGCTGGAGAGATGGCTAATGGAAATCAAGGTGAAGATGGATCCTTCGCATTTTCAGAACGGTTTCTGCAAACTGTAAAACCTGTTGCCAAGCATCTGTCTTGGCCATTGCAAGCTAGTGAAACTTGCTCCCAGAATGATTCTCAAGTTTTTTACGGGAATGATTCCTATTATGTGCTATTTAGGCTTCATCAA ATGTTGTACGAGAGAATACAAACAGCAAAGAAACATTCagaaaagaaatggaaggCTGCAGATAACACGACTCCTGATTCTTATCCCAG GTTCATGGATGCACTCTATAATTTACTTGACGGTTCTATTGACAATACAAAGTTTGAAGATGAGTGCCGAGCTATTTTTGGAGCACAGTCATATGTTCTTTTCACATTGGACAAGCTAGTTCAGAAGTTTGTTAAGCAT CTCCATTCGGTTGCATCTGATGAAACAGACACCAAGCTTCTGCAACTACATGCGTATGAGAACTACAGAAAACCTGGAAAATTCTTTGATCTAGTGTATCATGAGAATGCATGTGCCCTCCTCCATGAGGCAAACATATACCGGATCAGATAT TCATCAGAAGGAACACGTCTCTCGATTCAGCTTATGAACAGTGGGAACAATCAGCTTGAAGTAATGGGTGTAGCGATGGAGCCGGCATTTGCAGATTatctacaaaataaatgtCTGAAATCCGTCAATGATGAAGAGAATCACGGACTGTTTCTGAACAG gaacaaaaagaaattcacCAGCTTAGATGAATCTAGGGGGATGCCTGTTGCGATGGAAAGATTGAATATTATCAACGAGATGGAATGTAGGATGGCTTGCAGTTCTTCAAAG GTGAAGTACGTAGCAAATACATCAGATCTTTTGTACAGAAGCAAACAGGGGAAACCGAATTCAAGAGTTAGTGAAAtcttgaaacagagaagaataTCGCGGTTTCACATAATGCTGAATTGCAGACTTTGTGCCTTGCCTCTATAA
- the SNL6 gene encoding paired amphipathic helix Sin3-like protein yields MKRAREDVHTDTQKRKPEVSSRGETNKLPRTIDALTYLKAVKDIFHDNKEKYESFLELMKEFKAQTIDTNGVIERIKVLFKGYRDLLLGFNTFLPKGYKITLLPEEEKPKIRVDFKDAIGFVTKIKTRFGDDEHAYKRFLDILNLYRKEKKSISEVYEEVTMLFKGHEDLLMEFVNFLPNCPESAPSTKNAVPRHKGTATTAMHSDKKRKQRCKLEDYSGHSDQREDGDENLVTCSADSPVGEGQPGYFRDYENREDTETDTADRTEKSAASGSQDIGNHKSTTKYVGTPINELDLSECTQCTPSYRLLPKDYAVEIPSYRNTLGKKTLNDHLVSVTSGSEDYSFSHMRKNQYEESLFRCEDDRYEMDMLLGSVSSAIKQVEILLEKMNNNTISVDSTICIEKHLSAMNLRCIERLYGDNGLDVMDLLKKNMHSALPVILTRLKQKQEEWARCHSDFQKVWAEVYAKNHHKSLDHRSFYFKQQDSKNLSTKCLVAEVKDISEKKHQEDLLQAIAVRVMPLFTPDLEFNYCDTQIHEDLYLLIKYYCEEICATEQSDKVMKLWITFLEPIFGILSRSQDNLALEDVSKLKNNRELQDACLAVKETASGSNRKHPISPKRLSKDNTKMQGSSSREDVSANIKVKTAQPDKLQDDAAMTNEVIQSSKFVSPKNDQIMEDEGNHMVNAASVEKHELEEGELSPTASREQSNFEVNGQNAFKPLQKVTDNVRSNKDKQSCDKKGAKNKTRAEDDKQENCHKLSENNKTASEMLVSGTKVSCHEENNRVMNCNGRGSVAGEMANGNQGEDGSFAFSERFLQTVKPVAKHLSWPLQASETCSQNDSQVFYGNDSYYVLFRLHQMLYERIQTAKKHSEKKWKAADNTTPDSYPRFMDALYNLLDGSIDNTKFEDECRAIFGAQSYVLFTLDKLVQKFVKHLHSVASDETDTKLLQLHAYENYRKPGKFFDLVYHENACALLHEANIYRIRYSSEGTRLSIQLMNSGNNQLEVMGVAMEPAFADYLQNKCLKSVNDEENHGLFLNRNKKKFTSLDESRGMPVAMERLNIINEMECRMACSSSKVKYVANTSDLLYRSKQGKPNSRVSEILKQRRISRFHIMLNCRLCALPL; encoded by the exons atgaagagagcTAGAGAAGATGTTCACACTGACACTCAAAAGCGAAAGCCTGAAGTTTCGTCTCGAGGAGAAAC AAACAAGCTACCTCGAACCATCGATGCCCTAACGTATCTCAAAGCTGTGAAGGATATTTTTCACGACAATAAAGAGAAATATGAGTCATTCCTGGAGCTCATGAAGGAGTTCAAAGCTCAGAC AATCGACACTAATGGTGTCATAGAAAGGATTAAAGTGTTGTTCAAGGGTTACAGGGACCTACTTTTGGGTTTTAATACTTTCTTGCCCAAAGGGTATAAAATAACCCTTCTGCCAGAGGAAGAGAAGCCTAAGATCCGGGTGGATTTCAAAGACGCTATCGGTTTCGTCACCAAGATTAAG ACGAGGTTTGGAGATGATGAACATGCGTATAAACGGTTTCTAGACATCTTGAACTTGTatagaaaggagaaaaagtcCATCTCTGAGGTCTACGAAGag GTTACTATGTTATTCAAGGGTCATGAAGATCTGCTTATGGAGTTCGTTAATTTCTTACCTAATTGTCCAGAATCAGCTCCCTCGACAAAGAATGCAGTACCGCGTCACAAGGGCACTGCAACTACTGCCATGCATTCTGATAAG aaaagaaaacaacgaTGTAAGCTTGAGGATTATTCTGGACACTCTGATCAACGAGAAGATGGTGATGAGAATCTTGTCACTTGCTCCGCTG ACTCCCCTGTCGGGGAAGGTCAGCCAGGATACTTTCGAGATTATGAAAATAGAGAAGATACTGAAACAGATACAGCAGATAGAACTGAAAAAAGTGCAGCATCTGGCAGTCAAGATATCGGAAATCACAAATCGACTACCAAGTATGTGGGAACACCTATAAATGAGCTTGATCTTTCTGAATGCACTCAGTGTACCCCAAGTTATCGACTCCTGCCAAAGGAT TATGCAGTTGAGATCCCAAGCTACAGAAATACACTTGGTAAAAAGACACTCAATGACCACTTGGTATCTGTCACTTCAGGGAGTGAAGATTACTCATTCAGTCATATGCGCAAAAACCAGTATGAAGAAAGCTTGTTTCGGTGTGAGGATGACAG GTATGAAATGGACATGTTACTAGGATCTGTAAGTTCAGCCATTAAACAGGTGGAAATCCTTCTCGAAAAGATGAACAACAACACTATCTCAGTAGACTCTACTATATGTATCGAAAAACACTTATCAG CTATGAACTTAAGATGCATTGAGCGGTTATACGGTGATAATGGGCTTGATGTCATGGatcttttgaagaagaatatgCATAGCGCTTTACCGGTGATACTAACGCGCTTGAAgcagaagcaagaagaatggGCAAGGTGCCATTCTGATTTCCAGAAAGTTTGGGCAGAAGTATATGCTAAGAATCACCATAAGTCACTAGATCATCGTAGTTTCTATTTCAAGCAGCAGGACTCCAAGAACTTGAGCACAAAAT GTTTAGTGGCAGAAGTGAAAGATATCAGTGAGAAAAAGCATCAAGAAGATCTGCTTCAAGCTATTGCTGTTAGAGTTATGCCCTTATTTACTCCTGATTTGGAGTTCAATTATTGTGATACACAAATTCACGAGGATCTATATCTGCTAATCAAGTATTACTGTGAAGAAATATGTGCCACTGAACAATCAGATAAGGTAATGAAGCTGTGGATAACCTTTTTGGAGCCCATCTTTGGCATTCTTTCGAGGTCTCAAGATAACCTTGCTCTGGAAGATGTGTCAAAGTTGAAAAACAACCGAGAATTGCAAGATGCATGTTTGGCAGTGAAGGAGACAGCTTCTGGGTCAAACCGTAAACATCCAATATCCCCGAAACGACTGAGCAAAGATAATACAAAAATGCAAGGAAGTTCTTCTCGGGAAGATGTCTCAGCCAATATAAAAGTGAAAACTGCCCAGCCCGATAAGCTTCAGGATGATGCAGCTATGACTAATGAG GTTATCCAGTCTTCCAAATTTGTGTCACCCAAAAATGACCAGATAATGGAGGATGAAGGGAATCATATGGTTAACGCAGCATCGGTGGAAAAGCATGAGCTAGAAGAGGGTGAATTATCTCCCACCGCCAGTCGTGAGCAAAGCAACTTTGAGGTTAATGGACAGAATGCCTTCAAGCCTTTACAAAAGGTGACGGACAATGTAAGAAGCAATAAAGACAAGCAAAGTTGTGATAAAAAGggagcaaagaacaaaactcgCGCTGAAGAtgacaaacaagaaaattgtCACAAGTTATCAGAGAATAATAAGACTGCCTCTGAAATGCTTGTTTCAGGAACCAAGGTTAGTTGTCATGAAGAGAACAACAGAGTTATGAACTGTAATGGGCGTGGTAGTGTGGCTGGAGAGATGGCTAATGGAAATCAAGGTGAAGATGGATCCTTCGCATTTTCAGAACGGTTTCTGCAAACTGTAAAACCTGTTGCCAAGCATCTGTCTTGGCCATTGCAAGCTAGTGAAACTTGCTCCCAGAATGATTCTCAAGTTTTTTACGGGAATGATTCCTATTATGTGCTATTTAGGCTTCATCAA ATGTTGTACGAGAGAATACAAACAGCAAAGAAACATTCagaaaagaaatggaaggCTGCAGATAACACGACTCCTGATTCTTATCCCAG GTTCATGGATGCACTCTATAATTTACTTGACGGTTCTATTGACAATACAAAGTTTGAAGATGAGTGCCGAGCTATTTTTGGAGCACAGTCATATGTTCTTTTCACATTGGACAAGCTAGTTCAGAAGTTTGTTAAGCAT CTCCATTCGGTTGCATCTGATGAAACAGACACCAAGCTTCTGCAACTACATGCGTATGAGAACTACAGAAAACCTGGAAAATTCTTTGATCTAGTGTATCATGAGAATGCATGTGCCCTCCTCCATGAGGCAAACATATACCGGATCAGATAT TCATCAGAAGGAACACGTCTCTCGATTCAGCTTATGAACAGTGGGAACAATCAGCTTGAAGTAATGGGTGTAGCGATGGAGCCGGCATTTGCAGATTatctacaaaataaatgtCTGAAATCCGTCAATGATGAAGAGAATCACGGACTGTTTCTGAACAG gaacaaaaagaaattcacCAGCTTAGATGAATCTAGGGGGATGCCTGTTGCGATGGAAAGATTGAATATTATCAACGAGATGGAATGTAGGATGGCTTGCAGTTCTTCAAAG GTGAAGTACGTAGCAAATACATCAGATCTTTTGTACAGAAGCAAACAGGGGAAACCGAATTCAAGAGTTAGTGAAAtcttgaaacagagaagaataTCGCGGTTTCACATAATGCTGAATTGCAGACTTTGTGCCTTGCCTCTATAA